ATACTTACAGATAATGCTCAAATTATTAGAACGCATATAAATCAAATCAGAAGAGCTGGAAGAGTTACTCAAGGGGTTACTATAGTTAAACCAAATGCAGGAGATGCTATCAGTGGTGTATTTATAAACTTCGTTCAAGACAAAAGAAAAGCTAGAAAGATTGTCGATATCAAAGAAATAGAAAAAAATGAAGAATTTGTGAATTCAGATTTGCAGGAGTCAAATTCAGAGGTTAAAATTGAGGAATCAAATACTGAAAGTTAGATGATTAATGATTCTGAATATAGAAAATCCTGGAGTAATTTTCCTACAGGGGTTTCTGTATTAGCAACTAGGGACAATAATAAGAATTTAGTTGGAATGACAGCTAATTCTCTTATGAGCATTTCTCTAGAACCAAAGATTATAATGATTTCTGTTGGTAATAATCGATCTATATTAGAGTATTTAGGTATAAAAGATAATGTTAGCATTTCAATTTTAACTAAAGGACAATCTAATATTGCTGATTATTTTTCAAACTCAAATCAAAGCTTAAAAGAAAATTATTTTTTAGAAAAAAATGAAATTTATTATATTGAAGATTGTCTCTGTTATTTTTTTTGTAAAATTATAAATTTTTATGTAGTTGGTGATCATACAGTTTTTTCATTACTTGTAGAAAAAATGAACATAGGTGAAAATAGGTCTCCTCTTATTTGGTATCAAGGCAACTTTAGTAATAAAATTTTATGAAAATTGCATGTTTGTCATTAGTTGAAATTTTTCCAGATTACGTTTTGGGTGGCTCTCAAAATATACTAAGAAAAATAATAATAGGCTTAAGAAATAATGGTATTAGAGTTAGATTATTCTCACCAATAAATGATCAACCAAAGTCATTTATTAATGATGTAGAAATAGAGAATATATTAAATCTAAGAGGATCATTTCCTAGTCCCTTTGAAATCCCTTTATACGAATTACAAAATCTATCTAATACAATAGATGAAATAAAAACTTGGGCAGATAGAATCTATTTACATGGAGATGGTTGGTTTATGAGAGAAGAATTTTTTGGTTCAAATATAATTAGCGGAATTCATGATCTTGTTTATCAAGAATCATTAACTTCAGTAATCTTTTCAAAATCAAATAAAATAATAGTTCCTTCAAATTATCTAAAACAAACTATCAAAGCATCATTAAGTAAAGAAAGATTCAGATCAAAAAATATATCAGTTATAAAGAATTCAATAGATAATTTTTCTAAGGAAAAGCATACTGAAAAGCACCCAGATAAAGATACTTTGGTTTTGTTATTTCCTCATAGACCTGATTTAAGAAAAGGTATAAATAATGCACTAAAAATTTCATTAGGATTTGCTCAGACGAAAAGATGGAAAAAAGTTATATTAAATGTTCCGAAATTTAATAAATTATTGAATAAAGATGAAAAAAACTCTTCGAATCTTCATTTAGATAGTCTTGAAAAATTTAATAGAAATGGAGGAGAAATCAACTTTCATGATTGGATTCCAATTAATGAAATGAGTCAATATTATAAATCTGGGGATTTAACTCTATGCCCTGGAAATTTTATTGAATCATTTGGTTTAGTTCCTCTTGAATCATTAGCTAACGGAACACCAGTAATATGTAGTGCTGTTGGTGCTTTTAGAGAATTTTCTAACTTTGAAGGAATCAGAATTATTCCTTACGGAGATATTGAGGGATTTGTAAATAAAGGCATAGAATTATTGGAAGAAATAAATGAAATAAAATATGGTTCTGAAAGAGTCATAAATAACTACAATTTAGATAATATGATTACTGAATATATAGAAACTTTTACTAATCCTAATTCAAAATTAAAAGAAGAAATAAATGATTCTCCTATGAAAGTTGATACTGTTGATGGTAAATATTTTATGTCTCCTTGGTGCTTTATTTCAAATAATAAAATTTATCATGATTATAAAGGTTGGATGAAAGATTTTGAAAATAAATTTAAATTGCAAAATAAAAGAATTATTCTAGATCATAAGTATATTGAAAAAGCCATCTCAGAAAAAATATTAATTTCTTATTAATTTATAGGCAAAATTTTCCTTTATTGTGTACAATTAATTCTTGTATAAACAAATTTAGATTAATTACATGGATTACGCAATTATAAAAACAGGTGGTAAGCAGTATCGAGTTAGAAAAGGAGATTTTCTAACAGTTGAAAAGCTTGAAGGTAATTCAGGTGATGAAGTGTCATTCAATGAAGTACTTTTAACTTCTCTTAAAGGTGAACTTAGTGTAGGTGAACCTATTGTTTCAGGAGCAGTAGTAAAAGCTAAAATTGAGGATCAAATTAAGGGCCAAAAAGTTATATCATTACGATATAAAAATAAGACAAGGCATAGAGTAAAGACTGGTCATAGGCAAAAATTAACTAATGTGATCATTCAGAGTATTTCAGTAAAGAAACCAAGGAGTAAATCTAATGGCTCATAAAAAAGGTGGAGGAACAAGTCGAAATGGTAGAGATAGTGCAGGTAAAAGACTTGGAGTAAAAACTTTCGGAGGAAAGTTTGTCACTGCTGGATCTATAATTGTGAGGCAAAGAGGAACCAGATTTGTTCCAGGAGAAAATGTAGGAATAGGTAGGGATCATACACTTTTTTCTAAAGTTGATGGAGTCGTTTCTTTTGATTGGGCTTCCAAAGTTAAAAGAAGAGTAAATGTATTGATCGAAAGTGTAGAAAAATAATGAAAAAAGAAACACATCCCAAATTATTTGAAGCTGAAGTTCATTGTATGTGTGGATCGGGTAATGTATGGAAAACAATATCAACTAAGGAAAGAATTTCAGTTGAAATTTGTAGTCAATGTCATCCTGCTTGGACTGGAGAACAACGAATTGTTGACACAGAGGGTCGAGTAGAAAGAATGAATAGAAGATATAACTTAAAATAACTCCATCGGATGAAAAAGCATTTCTATGGTGGTCAAGCAGTTATTGAAGGAGTTATGATTCGTGGTCAAAAAAATTGTGTAGTAGCTGTCAGAAATCCTGAAAAAAATATAGTTATAAAGCAAATAAAAATTCCTTCATTTTCTAAAGCATTATATAAAAAGATCCCATTCATAAGAGGGGTAATAATACTTCTAGAAATGATGGTTATTGGATATAGATCACTAACAAAGTCTTCTGAGATTGTTGAAGAAAACCAAAATCTAAACATTTCAACTATTGAGAAATTATTTTCTTATCTATTCAGTTCTGCTTTCTTGGTAATCGTATTATCTTTTTTCTTTTTAGTACCCCTTTTCTTATCTGATAGATTTGTTTTTATAGAAGATAACTTTGTCTTAAATAATATTTTAGAAGGAATAATTAGACTTATATTCTTTATACTTTATATTTATCTTATAAGTCTAAATAAGGATATCAAAAGGGTCTTTGCTTATCACGGAGCTGAACATAAAACAATTGCTGCTTATGAGGATAATATTGACACTAATTTAGATAATATTGAAAAGATTCAACTTTATGATAAAGAGCATCCAAGATGTGGAACCAGCTTTATTATGACTGTTATTCTTGTTTCTATAATACTTCATGTTTTTATTCCAAGAGAACCGCTTTTATTGTTATACCTCTCAAGAATTTTTTTATTTCCCATAATTGCAGGTCTTTCATATGAATTGATAAGACTTTCAAGTGTAACTTCAGATAATATTATGTCTAAACTTTTATCTTTACCAAATATTTGGATGCAAAAGTTAACTACTGCTGAACCAGAAGATGAAATGGTTGAAGTTGCATTAGCTGCAATAAATGAATCTATTAGATTAGATGCTAAATAAATTATTATGGTTTATTATGTCTGTTGCTAAGCTCTTTGATTACTTCTTCTAACTTTATATTTTCGTTGGATAAAAGTACAAGTAAGTGATACAAGAGATCAGCTGATTCATAAATTATATCTTCTTTTTTTTCAGCTAATGAAGCAATTATTACTTCAGAAGCTTCTTCTCCTATTTTTTTAGTAATTCGATTTAGTCCTTGAGCAAAAAGTTTAGTCGTGTAAGAATTTTCAGGCATTTCTTCTTTTCTTTGCATTATAAGGCTTTGTAATTGTTCTAGGGTAAAATCATAATTTTCATCAATATTACTTTCAGTTTCAAAACAGGAATTAGCAAGAGTATGGCAAGTTGGCCCCTCAGGGTTAGCTAGAATTAGTATAGAATCACCATCACAATCTATTAGAATTTTTTTTACTCTAAGGTAGTTTTTTGATGACTCCCCTTTTTCCCAAAGTCTATTTCTTGACCTTGAAAAAAACCAAACATTATTAGTCTGCGTTGTTTTTTCATATGCTTCGTTATTCATATATCCAAGCATCAAAATTTTTTTATTCTTAAAATTTTGTACTATAACGGGTAATAATTCTGATTTTTCAAAATTTGGTTTCATATAGTCTTTATTTTTAAGTATAGTTGTTTGAGATTAGAAATTTGAATGTGGTTATCAAATTCTTTAATCTCATTATATACCCTTCTATTTATCAAAAAAGGTTGCATCCCTACAGAACTTGATCCTTGAACATCATCAAATTCTTTATCTCCAATGTACCAACATTCTTTAGGGTCTAGTTTGTTTTGATGAATAAATTTTTTGAAAATATTAGGATTCGGTTTATAACAATTAGCATTTTCTGAAGATAGAATATAATCAAAAGATACACATAATTTGTCTAAAACAGGTAATAAAAAGTCGTTATCAGCATTAGAAATAACTCCAATTTTGTGATTACTTTTTAATTTATTAAGAATTTCTATAGAATCCTCATAAGGTTCATTCTGAGCCATACTTTCTATGCAAAGTTTGGCACATTCTTCTGAATTACCATTTATTTTTAATTCATTAAAAACAATATTGAAGCAGTCACTCCATGCTTTTTCATAAGTCTTAAAAACAGGACTATCTTCAATTTTTTTCATATTAGTCCTAACTTTTCTAAAATTTACCTCATATTTTTTCCATAAATTCCAGAAGTCATTTGCATCAAGATCCCAATTGTTTATAGATATAATTTTCTTAAATAATTGTTTCCATCTTAATATATCATTTTCAATAATAGTCTCAAAACAATCAAATAATAATACTTTTGGATAAGTAAGCTTCTTAATCATAGTCTTATAGATATCCCTTTTTCTTTAAGAAAATTTTTAGCTTCTCTAATTGAATATTTCCCAAAATGAAAGATACTGGCAGCTAAAACAGCATCTGATTTTCCTAGAATAAGAGCCTCTAATAAATGATCTAAATTGCCAGCACCTCCTGAAGCAATTACTGGTATGCTTACCAATTCATTCACCTGTTGGAGTAATTCATTATCATACCCGGTGTTTGAACCATCTTTATCCATACTTGTAAGAAGAATTTCTCCAGCTCCTCTATCTTCTACTTCTTTAACCCAATCAAGAGCATTTAATTCTGTCATATTTCGTCCACCATGAGTATGAACAATCCAATTATTATCAATTTTCTTTACATCAATAGCACTAACAACACACTGAGATCCGAACTCATCTGAGCAGCTATTAATTACTGAAGGATTATTTATAGCAGTTGTGTTAATAGAAACTTTATCAGCACCAGCTTCGAGCATTTGTTTCATATCATCAGCCCCTTGGATGCCACCACCTACTGTTAACGGTATAAATACCAATGATGAAACTTTCTTTACTACATCAATCATAGTTTTTCGACCTTCGTAAGTAGCAGTAATATCTAAAAATATAAGTTCATCAGCTCCTTCTACGTCATAAAACTTTGCTAACTCTGAAGGATCACCAGCATCTCTGATATTTATAAAGTTAATACCTTTTACGACTCTACCCTGATCAATATCAAGGCATGGAATTATTCTTTTAGTTAACATATATTACAGCTTTTCTAATGCTTCTTTTAAGTTTATATTTTTTTTATAAATAGACATCCCCAAAATAGCTCCATCAATATTAAGATTCTTAAGTTGAATTAAATCTTCTAATGATGAAATCCCTCCAGCTATAGTTAATTCCGTGCTGCAAAAATTTCTAAATTTAGATATGTAATCAAAATTTGGATGAGAAAGTGTTCCATCTTTTTCAATATCAGTATAAATAAAAGATTCACATCCTTCTTTTTGAAAATCTTCCACTATATTTTTTATACTTAAGTTTGAATTACCCATCCATCCTTTTGTTTTAACTTCTCCCTTGAAAGCATCTATGCTTATAGTAATAGATTTACCAAAGCTGTTAATGGATTTTATAACTTCTTTTTTATTTTCAAATGCAGCTGTTCCAAAAATAATTTTTGAAACACCTAAATTTAAGTATGAAAATGCTTTTTCGTAAGTTCTTATTCCTCCACCAACTTGAATTATGAGATTAGTCTTACTTAATATTTTTGCAATTATATCCATAATTTTTGTTTCACCATCTTTAGCGCCATCTAGATCAATAATATGAATATATTTACTACCTAATTCTTCAAATTTTCT
This region of Dehalococcoidia bacterium genomic DNA includes:
- a CDS encoding flavin reductase family protein; amino-acid sequence: MINDSEYRKSWSNFPTGVSVLATRDNNKNLVGMTANSLMSISLEPKIIMISVGNNRSILEYLGIKDNVSISILTKGQSNIADYFSNSNQSLKENYFLEKNEIYYIEDCLCYFFCKIINFYVVGDHTVFSLLVEKMNIGENRSPLIWYQGNFSNKIL
- a CDS encoding glycosyltransferase family 4 protein, whose protein sequence is MSLVEIFPDYVLGGSQNILRKIIIGLRNNGIRVRLFSPINDQPKSFINDVEIENILNLRGSFPSPFEIPLYELQNLSNTIDEIKTWADRIYLHGDGWFMREEFFGSNIISGIHDLVYQESLTSVIFSKSNKIIVPSNYLKQTIKASLSKERFRSKNISVIKNSIDNFSKEKHTEKHPDKDTLVLLFPHRPDLRKGINNALKISLGFAQTKRWKKVILNVPKFNKLLNKDEKNSSNLHLDSLEKFNRNGGEINFHDWIPINEMSQYYKSGDLTLCPGNFIESFGLVPLESLANGTPVICSAVGAFREFSNFEGIRIIPYGDIEGFVNKGIELLEEINEIKYGSERVINNYNLDNMITEYIETFTNPNSKLKEEINDSPMKVDTVDGKYFMSPWCFISNNKIYHDYKGWMKDFENKFKLQNKRIILDHKYIEKAISEKILISY
- the rplU gene encoding 50S ribosomal protein L21, producing MDYAIIKTGGKQYRVRKGDFLTVEKLEGNSGDEVSFNEVLLTSLKGELSVGEPIVSGAVVKAKIEDQIKGQKVISLRYKNKTRHRVKTGHRQKLTNVIIQSISVKKPRSKSNGS
- the rpmA gene encoding 50S ribosomal protein L27; the encoded protein is MAHKKGGGTSRNGRDSAGKRLGVKTFGGKFVTAGSIIVRQRGTRFVPGENVGIGRDHTLFSKVDGVVSFDWASKVKRRVNVLIESVEK
- the rpmE gene encoding 50S ribosomal protein L31 → MKKETHPKLFEAEVHCMCGSGNVWKTISTKERISVEICSQCHPAWTGEQRIVDTEGRVERMNRRYNLK
- a CDS encoding DUF1385 domain-containing protein, whose translation is MKKHFYGGQAVIEGVMIRGQKNCVVAVRNPEKNIVIKQIKIPSFSKALYKKIPFIRGVIILLEMMVIGYRSLTKSSEIVEENQNLNISTIEKLFSYLFSSAFLVIVLSFFFLVPLFLSDRFVFIEDNFVLNNILEGIIRLIFFILYIYLISLNKDIKRVFAYHGAEHKTIAAYEDNIDTNLDNIEKIQLYDKEHPRCGTSFIMTVILVSIILHVFIPREPLLLLYLSRIFLFPIIAGLSYELIRLSSVTSDNIMSKLLSLPNIWMQKLTTAEPEDEMVEVALAAINESIRLDAK
- the hisIE gene encoding bifunctional phosphoribosyl-AMP cyclohydrolase/phosphoribosyl-ATP diphosphatase HisIE; protein product: MKPNFEKSELLPVIVQNFKNKKILMLGYMNNEAYEKTTQTNNVWFFSRSRNRLWEKGESSKNYLRVKKILIDCDGDSILILANPEGPTCHTLANSCFETESNIDENYDFTLEQLQSLIMQRKEEMPENSYTTKLFAQGLNRITKKIGEEASEVIIASLAEKKEDIIYESADLLYHLLVLLSNENIKLEEVIKELSNRHNKP
- a CDS encoding HAD family hydrolase, giving the protein MIKKLTYPKVLLFDCFETIIENDILRWKQLFKKIISINNWDLDANDFWNLWKKYEVNFRKVRTNMKKIEDSPVFKTYEKAWSDCFNIVFNELKINGNSEECAKLCIESMAQNEPYEDSIEILNKLKSNHKIGVISNADNDFLLPVLDKLCVSFDYILSSENANCYKPNPNIFKKFIHQNKLDPKECWYIGDKEFDDVQGSSSVGMQPFLINRRVYNEIKEFDNHIQISNLKQLYLKIKTI
- the hisF gene encoding imidazole glycerol phosphate synthase subunit HisF, producing the protein MLTKRIIPCLDIDQGRVVKGINFINIRDAGDPSELAKFYDVEGADELIFLDITATYEGRKTMIDVVKKVSSLVFIPLTVGGGIQGADDMKQMLEAGADKVSINTTAINNPSVINSCSDEFGSQCVVSAIDVKKIDNNWIVHTHGGRNMTELNALDWVKEVEDRGAGEILLTSMDKDGSNTGYDNELLQQVNELVSIPVIASGGAGNLDHLLEALILGKSDAVLAASIFHFGKYSIREAKNFLKEKGISIRL
- the hisA gene encoding 1-(5-phosphoribosyl)-5-[(5-phosphoribosylamino)methylideneamino]imidazole-4-carboxamide isomerase, translating into MKILPALDIRDGKCVRLIKGNYDNEIIFDEDPFNVARKFEELGSKYIHIIDLDGAKDGETKIMDIIAKILSKTNLIIQVGGGIRTYEKAFSYLNLGVSKIIFGTAAFENKKEVIKSINSFGKSITISIDAFKGEVKTKGWMGNSNLSIKNIVEDFQKEGCESFIYTDIEKDGTLSHPNFDYISKFRNFCSTELTIAGGISSLEDLIQLKNLNIDGAILGMSIYKKNINLKEALEKL